The nucleotide sequence GGAGGGGATGGCACGCGCGGCGCGCACGCTGCGCGGCATCACCGGGCTCGAGGTGCTCGGCAAGCGGGTGAAGGTCGAGCGCGGGCTGATCGTCGAGTACCGGGTCGACATGAAGATCACCTTCGTCCTGGACTGAGGGGATCATGGCGGTCGCACGCATCACGCAGATCATCGGCGCCTCGCCGCACAGCTGGGAGGACGCGGTCCGCAACGCCCTCGAGCGCGCCAACAAGACGCTGCGCGGCATCACCGGCATCGAGGTGCTGAAGGAGAACGCCGCGGTCGAGGGCGGAAAGATCGCCGAGTACCGCGCCACCGTGCAGGTGACGTTCGTCCTCGAAGGCACCTGAGGCGGGCGATGTCGCAGCCCACCAACGGCAGCCGCATGACGTCGCTCGATGCGGCCTTCTACTATCTCGAGCGTACCGGGCAGCTCCTGCACGTGGGCGGCGTGTACACGGTCGAGGGGGCGATCGACTTCGACCGGCTGCTCGCCGACCTCGCCGGGCGCCTGCATCTCATCCCGCGCTACACCGAGCGCGTGGTGTCCGTGCCGCTCAACCTGGCGCATCCCACCTGGGAGCCCGACCCGCAGTTCGACATCCGCCACCACGTGCTGCACCAGCAGCTTCGGCCGCCGGGCAGCGACGAGCAGCTCGTCACGCTCGTGAGCCGCCTCTTCGCGCAGCCGCTCAAGCGCTCGCGGCCGCTCTGGGAGCTGCACCAGATCGACGGCTACCGCGAAGAGCGGAGCGTCATCTTCGCCAAGGTGCATCACTGCATGATCGACGGCGTGAGCGGGGTGCAGCTCCTCGGCGTGATGTTCGACCCGAGCCCCACCCCCGCGCCGGTGCCGCCGCCGGAGGGGAGGCGCGAGGCGCCAGCGCTGCCCACCCCGACGCTGCAACTCCTGCGCGCCGTGCGCGACGGCGTGCAGGGCGGCCTCGCGCGCGTGCACGCCGTGGTCGACCTGGCGCGCAATCCCGGGCGCGCGCTCGCCGAGCTCCGGCACGCCGTCGACGCCGTCGCCGAGCTGGGCCGCATGGTGCTGTCCGACGTCCCCTCCACGCCGTTCAACGGCCACGTGAGCATTCTCCGCCGGATCGTGTGGACGACCTTCTCCCTCAACGAGGTGAAGGCGGTGAAGGACCGCCTCGGCGGCACGGTGAACGACGTCGTGCTGTCGACCATCAGCGCCGCGCTGCGCGCCTACCTCGAGCGCGCGGGTCAGAACCCCGATCGCATCGAGCTGCGCGCCATGCTGCCGGTCAACGTGCGGCGGAGCGACGAGCACCTGAAGCTCGGCAATCGCGTGTCGATGCTGGTGGCGCCGCTCCCGGTCCGCATCTTCGACCCCCTCGAGCGCCTGCGCCAGGTGCGGGCGGCGACCGCGCACTTGAAGGAGCGCGGCCAGGCGGCACGCTTCACCCGCGTGCTGGACCTGATGGAGTTCCTGCCGGCGGCGGTACAGAAGCCCCTCGGCTGGCTCCAGGTCCAGGCTTCGCCCATCAACACCGTCTGCACCAACATTCCGGGACCGCCCGTGTCGCTCTACGTGCAGGGGAAGCGGCTCGAGAAGCTCGTCCCGGTCGTGCCCCTCACGCAGGGGGTGGGTCTCGCCTTCGCGATCTTGAGCTACGCCGACACCCTCACCATCGGCATCACGGCCGACCCGGCCCTGGTGCCGAACAGCGAGGGCCTGTGCGATCTGCTCCAGGCGGGGTTCGAGGAGCTCCGCGTCCTGGCCGGGGTCGAGCGGGTGGAGCGGCACAGCCCCGTCCTCCCCGAACGCCAGCGCCGGGCGGCGGCGCCGAGCCAGGTGGCCTGAAGTCGCGTCCTGACCACTCGGCCAGCGGTTGCCTGACCGATCGGTTTGTAGTAGCTGCCGGGTCTCACTTCATGTTTGATCTCGCCATCTTCACCGCGCTCGGCTGGGAGCGGCGGGCCGTGACCGAGGCACTCCGGGCGGTGGAGCCGGCCGGGTCGCCGCGCACCTGGAGCGGTCGACTCGCCGACGGCGCCTCGTGCCTGGTGGTGCAGACCGGGATCGGTCCGGCGCGCGCCTCGGCCGCGGCGGCGGCAGCGCCGCCCGCGGGCGCCTTCCTCGCCTGCGGCTGCGCGGGAGGGCTGGTCGACTGGCTCGCCGCCGGCGACCTGGTCACGGCCGAGAGCGTGATCGTGCTCGAGGGGGCCGGCCAGCCCGCCGAGCGCGTGCCCGCAGCGGGCGCGGGCCTGGCCGTCTGGGCCGCCGGACGGGGCTTCCGCGTGCACGCGGGAGCGCTGGTCGCGAGCCCGGTCGTGCTCGGCACCGCGGCGGCCAAGGTGGCGCTCGGCGCAACGGGCGCGCTCGCCGTCGAGATGGAGAGCGGCGCGCTCGCGGCCGCCGCCCGCACCCGGGGGATCCCCTTCGCCGCGCTCCGCGTGGTGCTCGACGGGGCGGGCGAGGCGCTGCCCGCCGCGCTCGACGTCATCGACGAGGCAACGGGCGAGGTGCGCGCCGGCGGTGCGCTCGCGACGATTGTGCTCCGGCCACGGCTCTGGCCGGCGGCCGCCCGGCTCGCGCGGCGGCAGCGGTTGGCGGCGCGCCGGCTCGGTGCCATCATGGCCGTGCTCGAGGTGGAGGCGCTCGCCGCCCCGCCCGAGGCGGCGATCGCCGCCGGCGGCTGACCGACGAGGAGGCTCGATGCGATATCCTCTCCACATCGCGACCGACATGGTCCGGTGGCAGCTCAAGAACTGGTGGGCGGGCAACAAGCGCGTGCCGGTCGTGCTCATGCTCGAGCCGCTCCACACCTGCAACCTCGCCTGCATCGGCTGCTCGCCCGAGCGCTACACGGGCGACCTGAAGGACCGTCTCTCGCTCTCCAAATGCTTCGCGGCGGTCGACGAGTGCGGCGCGCCGGTGGTCTCGGTGTGCGGCGGCGAGCCGACCGTGTACCCGGAGATCGTCGAGCTGGTGGAGGGTATCATCGCGCGCCGCAAGCACGTCATCATGTGCACCAATGCGATCCTCTTGGACCGCTTCTACAGGAAGGCCCGGCCCCACAAGCGCCTCTCGATCAACGTCCACCTGGACGGCATGCAGAAGACGCACGACTACGTGGTCGACCGCGCCGGCGTCTTCGACAAGGCGATCGCGATGATCAAGGAGGGGAAGCGGCTCGGCTACTACGTCTGCACCAACACCACCGTGTACCGCGAGACCGACGTCGAGGAGATCGAGGAGATGTGCGCGTTCCTGACCGAGCTCGACGTGGACGGCATCCTCCTCTCCCCCGGCTACCATTACGAGTCCATCCCCGGCGACGAGCACTTCCTCTTCCTCGAGGAGATCCACCAGAAGTTCCGCCGCATCGTCGCGCTCGCCACGCGCTACAGGAAGATATCGTCCACGCCGCTCTTCCTCCAGTTCGCGGCCGGCCTGCGCGAGTACCCGTGCACACCGTGGGGCAACCCCACCTTCACGCCGAAGGGCTGGAAGGGCCCCTGCTACCTGATCGAGGGGCAGCACTACGCCACCTGGAAGGAGTTCTTCGGCGGCGTCGACTGGGACTACTGGGAGACGCGCCAGGACCCGCGCTGCCACAACTGCAAGATGCACTCGGGCTTCGAGGCGTGGGGCGGAAGGCGGCGTAGGGCCGCCGGCTACCGCCCCGTGCGCTGCCGGCCGGCGTCAGCCGCTCAGCGTCCGACCCACCGGTTCGTGACGAGCGCGGCGCTGGCCGCCCTGCTGCTGGGTCTCGCTGCGGCGCGCGCGGACGAGACCTGCCTGTCGCCGTACA is from Deltaproteobacteria bacterium and encodes:
- a CDS encoding dodecin domain-containing protein, whose translation is MAVARVTEIIASSPDGFREAVEEGMARAARTLRGITGLEVLGKRVKVERGLIVEYRVDMKITFVLD
- a CDS encoding dodecin domain-containing protein codes for the protein MAVARITQIIGASPHSWEDAVRNALERANKTLRGITGIEVLKENAAVEGGKIAEYRATVQVTFVLEGT
- a CDS encoding wax ester/triacylglycerol synthase family O-acyltransferase, with translation MSQPTNGSRMTSLDAAFYYLERTGQLLHVGGVYTVEGAIDFDRLLADLAGRLHLIPRYTERVVSVPLNLAHPTWEPDPQFDIRHHVLHQQLRPPGSDEQLVTLVSRLFAQPLKRSRPLWELHQIDGYREERSVIFAKVHHCMIDGVSGVQLLGVMFDPSPTPAPVPPPEGRREAPALPTPTLQLLRAVRDGVQGGLARVHAVVDLARNPGRALAELRHAVDAVAELGRMVLSDVPSTPFNGHVSILRRIVWTTFSLNEVKAVKDRLGGTVNDVVLSTISAALRAYLERAGQNPDRIELRAMLPVNVRRSDEHLKLGNRVSMLVAPLPVRIFDPLERLRQVRAATAHLKERGQAARFTRVLDLMEFLPAAVQKPLGWLQVQASPINTVCTNIPGPPVSLYVQGKRLEKLVPVVPLTQGVGLAFAILSYADTLTIGITADPALVPNSEGLCDLLQAGFEELRVLAGVERVERHSPVLPERQRRAAAPSQVA